The following is a genomic window from Antechinus flavipes isolate AdamAnt ecotype Samford, QLD, Australia chromosome 3, AdamAnt_v2, whole genome shotgun sequence.
tcttgggaaagggggaggtaaggaagggagggagaaaaatttagaatacaaaatcttacaaaatgaatgttaaaaaaaaaattatatgtgtatttgaaaaaacaatTCTTCCATCCAAGTGAGATACCTATATAACAATGAAATGAGAAGAtatcaaaataaatgtaataaatgttaTGCTTGAGAGAAAAAGATACTTGTGCTAAGCCTGTGACCTTTCATTAAAAGAAATGCAATTTGTATGAGACTATACATGTCCGTTGTCCAGCTTAAACATGTAAGTGGATTAGGAGACATCACctcaaaatagaaaatcaatGAGTATCATTGTGGTTGttgagtttcatttttaaagactATCAATCACATCAGAGAGTGATATTGATTTGAGCATAAATTAGATTTGAATGAAGCAAAATTGCAGTTTTTAGCCTCAccttctcttccagagccatcacaattcagtggcaagacaaaagtcaagatgacaaATGATGTCCGgtatgcagtggatgaccttggtatctATGTGTGATTAATCTTTAAGCACCTTCTTCAAGCACCTTTGTGGACATTAGAACACATTATTCTCATCCTTAAATTCTTCCAGGAGACATCTTCACATGCAAGGGTAAATCCTTCTAACTCAATAATGTTATTTGAGCTGTGTTGAttaccttcaacctggtttaTAGCACCCTTTGTCAAGATGGTCATGACTACTATATATGTTACTGCTTCTTGTAGCAAGAGGTGAGAGTTGAGTGACAGGTAAACACTGAAAGTAGCTAAGTACTCCTAAAAAGGGCTAATCactattctcagcaaaacaatgatccaagacagctCTGAGGAACttgtaatgaaaaatgctatccattacCAAAGAAGtaatggaatctgaatacagataaaatcatccatttttaaacttcatttttcttgaacttttattttggtctatgttttcttttacaatatgttttgcatggctacatatgtataacatatcaaattactTGACTTCTCAATAAGGGGATTggggaagtagggagaaaataTGGAAGTAAATCCAAAAAATGCAGGATTGTGATACAGAAAAGAATCAGTTATTTCTAGAGAACCCACtcccaagaatcacctacccagcaaaatagaatataattcttcaggggaagagttgggcattcaatgaaattgaggattttcaagcattcatgatgcaaagaatagaaatgaataggaaatttgattttcaaatataagacttagGAGGagcataaaaatgtaattaggaaagtgatatcattagggatttaataaagtttatctgttcacattcctacatggaagaatgatacttgtaactcattggaactttctcattattatgacaggAGTGTATATATAGTCCTTCACAGGTGTGAGGTGAATATgaagcccttcaatcctttaaagtagaagctgctaaatcttgtattatcctaaCTGTGGTGCCattacatttgaattgttttttgttttttttgttgttgttgtttttctggatgtttgcaatatttttttccttgacctgggagttccagaatttgactgtaatattcctggaagttttcattttgagatctctttcaagaggtaatCTATGGATTCTTCCAATTTCTATattactctctggttctaaaatGTCAGgacatttttcttgataatttcttttttttacatttttaaaaatttcctcattttaatagctttttatcttaccatagttttcaacattcacctttgcaaaaccttgtggtccaactttttctccttccccttcaccCCTTCTCATAGACTATaagcaatacaatatagattaaacatgtgcaattcttctaaacatatttccatattcatcatgctgcacaagaaaaatcagatcaaaaggtgaaagaaataaaaaagcaaacaatcaaaaagaaagttgaaaatactatgctttaatccatattcattctccatggttctttctctagatatggatggctctttccatcacaagtcattggaattgccttgaatcacctcattgtttaaaagagccaagtctcatcacagttgatcatcatataatcttgttgttgtgtacagtattctcttggttctactcatttcacttagtatcagtttatgtaagtttttccagacttttctgaaattagtctgcttcttagttcttatagaacaaataatatcccattatcttcctacatcataacttattcaatcattccttaGTTGATAAGTACCAACTCAATTTCCAGCTATTTATctctacaaaaaaggctgctacaaacattttagcaaatGTTGGTCcttcctgtatgtgccaaaatgtttgtagcaccctttttgtggtggctagaaactggaaaatgaatggatgcccatcaattggagaatggctggataaattgtggtatatgcatgttatggaatattattgttctgtaagaaatgaccaacaggatgaatacagagaggcttagagagacttacatgaactgatgctcatgaaatgagcagaactaggatatcattatacatttcaacaacaatactgtatgaggatgtattctgatggaagtagatatcttcaagaaagagaagatctaattcagttccaattgatcaatgatggacagaatcagctatacccagagaaggaacactgggaaatgagtataaactgttagcatttttggtttttttcccaggttatttttaccttctgaatccaattcttcctgtgcaacaagagaactgttcggttctgcaaacatatattgtatctaggatatattataatatatttaacatgtataagattgcctgccatctaggggagttgggtggagagagggaagggaaaaatcggaacagaagtgagtgcaagggataatgttgtaaaaaattacccatgcatatgtactgtcattacaaagttataattattttaaaatgttggtccttttcctttttttaatgatctctttgagatacataCCCATTAGAGACACTACTAGATTAAATGGTTTGTTTAATTTGATATtcctttgagcatagctccaaattgttcttttctgCTGCTCTTCTAAATTGTCTTCATGTGAAAAAtcttctactccatcttttttagtgttctgatgctctaaaatttgtttagagtcattatttaaaggaatttggagcagttttggGGGAATTTGGGGAGTTCCTGCCTgtactctgccatcttgtctctgtgtttaaaattattatttgctCCAAATAATTCCTAAGCTGAGCATTTGTTGCTTTTagtctcaattttattttaaaagatggataAATCCTCAGTGATCTGACACTAACAGTTATAAAGAACTGAAGTCTTTTCTTATCAGTAGTGGTGGGGGATGAGATGACTTGAAGTGTGGCAACCAATTCTGCCATTGTACTCACAAGCAGTTTGTTTGGAGAGTCAGAAGTAAGGGAATAATAATTTTCAGTTTAATTATAGAAAAATCACTTCTATCCCTTTCCATTCAATATGAATATGATAAAATAGCAGGAAGAATAGTATTAATAGGGAAGAGTGAGACTCCTGAGTAACAGAGAGAATTTGGCAGCCCagcaaataaatagaaataaatcaaGATAGAAAATAAGTATAGGATTTAATGCAGAGAAACCATTTAGGGATCATGGCAAATGGAAAAACAACCAAAGGATCCTAGAGACTAATTGGTGCAAATTAatggatcatatatttagaagtagaagggaacTTAGTGATCATCTAatctattctcttcattttatagctgaggaaattgaaatccagATATAGTGATCCATTTAAAATCTCATAGATAACACATAACAgatgcagaatttgaattttaagaTCTCTGACTCTTTTTCGGTAGATGGAGAGTTCACATCTCCATACTGGTCACTCTACTTCATATACCCCCAGAATGGTTACAGCCTTGAACCATTTATTCGGAAAAATTTGAGAATGACTCTGTAGATCTGCTTGGTTTTCACACTGTAGATGATTGGATTAAGTacaggaggaaagaggaaatggagattTGACAATAGCACATGAACGTAAGGAGGGAAATTGTGGCCAAATCTGTGCACAAGAGCTAGAATGATCCAAGGGATATAGAAGATAGCAACTGCTCCTATGTGGGAAATGCAGGTGCTGAAGGCCTTGTGCCGCTCATCAGGAGAAGCAATGTTGAGGATGGACTTGATAATCAGCACATAGGAGAGAATGATGCATGGAATGTCTATGCCTGAGGTCATGATGAGAGCAACGAGTCCGACAATGCTGTTGATCTTGGTGCTTGTACAAGACTGTTTAATTACGTCTGGGTGGAAACAGTAGGAGTGTGAGAGGATATTGGTACCGCAGAATGACAACCTCTTGAGGAGCAAGAGGAGGGGCATCAGATTGATTAACATCCTCACAAAAATCCCTAACCCAGCTTTCACAATTCTGGAGTTAGTTAAAATGGTAGCGTATCTCAGAGGTTTGCATATGGCAACAAAGCGGTCAAAGGCCATGGCCAGAAGCACAGAGGATTCCATAAGTGTGAAGCCATGAAGGAAGAACATCTGTACAATACAGCTATCAAGACTGATCTTCCTGGCATTGAACCAAAAAACCCCAATTGTGGTAGGCAAGGAAGAAATTGTGATTCCCAGATCAGTGGCTGACAGCATAGAGAGAAAGTAGTACATGGGCTCATGGAGACTCTGCTCAGTCATCACTATATACATGATCATAGCATTCCCTAAGAGGGCCACAATACAGAGGCAGCAGTAAGGGATAGAGATCCAGATGTGAAAAACTTCAAGCCCTGGAATACCCGTCAGGAGGAAGGTAGAAGAAGTGATGTTACTCCGAGATGGCATATTGATCTGACGACTCCACGTTCAGTTAGAAAGCGCAGATTCTGTAATGATGAACAGTAATGATTTCCCCTTAAGTTTAtcttaattcttttctctcttcaagaAATTTCAGTAGCTACCTATTGTTCCcaggagaaaatataatttaaaactcTCCCACAATCTTTCTCCAAAATAGTTTTCCAGACTGATTTAACTTCTCATTCTGACATAGGcatctaaggggtgtgtgtgtgtgtgtgtgtgtgtgtgtgtgtgtgttgacgTGTGGGATGGTTCTGGCTTTacaatcaggaaaacctaagttcaaatacttACTCAAACCCTTACTTATGTGATACTAGGTAAATCACTACAACTACACAATGAAGTGTAGTTTTACAATTACACAAAGAAGCCTtgattttatcatctgtaaagaaaaaGGGATAATCTTGAGGGTCTCCAAGgcctctttcagctttaaattcaTGCTTTCTTTTGCTTCCCCTACATTCCCCCAGATGGTCATTCCAGGGCTTGAATTTTTCATATCTGGATTTTTGTTGCTAGCCCTCTTAGGGATTGCTATGATCACACATGTAGtgatcactgagaagaacctcCATGAGCCAATGTACTACTTTCTCTCCCTGCTTCCAGACACTGACCTGGGTATCACAATTCCTTCACTAGCACAATTGGGATCCTTTAGTTCAGAGAGATCAGTCTTGATGGCTGAATTAATATATTCAGTGTTTTGTTCTTCATCTCTCAACCTTTGTACAGGTAAGATTCTATAACTTCTCTGCCTCCTCATTTCTGTCATATCTTACTTTAGAGCATAAATGAAGTTTTTCCTCCTACTAGAAATCTTCCATGATCCCACTAATTATTAATACTATCCCTTGTCCTTCTAAGTATTTCCTtgatacatattttgtatttactatcattatattattttccacAAGAAGAATATGCAGGACTTGAAGAtacttttgtgggttttttttttttttcatttgtatctcaTTAGTGACTATGCCTGTCTCTCAGCAAGAAGCAATCAagcaataaacatctattaaggcCTTACTATGATCAAACGGGGATGATACAATGGgtagagtaccagacctgaagtcaggaagactcatcttctttaatttaattgggtcctcccagtttctgggataagaatgcattatttgacaaatattgctgggaaaattggaaattagtatggcagaaactagccattgacctacacttaacaccatacaccaagataaggtcaaaatgggttcatgacctaggcataaagaatgagattataaataaattggaagaacataggatagtttacctcgcagatctgtggaagaaggaggaatttatgaccaaagaagaactagagatcactattgaccacaaaatagaaaattttgattatatcaaattgaaaagtttttgtacaaacaaaacaaatgcagacaagattagaagggaaacaataaactgggaaaacatttttacagtcaaaggttctgataaaggtctcatttccaaaatatatagagaattgactctaatatataagaaatcaaaccattctccaattgataaatggtcaaaagatatgaacagacaattctcagatgaagaaattgaaactttatagacatatgaaaatatgctccaaatcattattaatcagagaaatgcaaattaagacaactctgagacaccactacacacctgtcagattggctagagtgacagggaaagataatgtggaatggtggaggggatgtgggaaaacagggacactgatacattgttggtggaattgtgaacacatccagccattttggagagcaatttggaactatgctcaaaaagttatcaaactgtgcataccctttgatccagcagtgctattactgggcttataccccaaagagatactaaagaagggaaagggacctgtatgtgccaaaatgtttgtggcagccctgtttgtagtggctagaagctggaaaatgaatggatgcccatcaactggagaatggttgggtaaattgtggtatataaacgttatggaatattattgctctgtaagaaatgaccagcaggatgaatacagagaggactggtgagactcacatgaactgatgctaagtgaaatgagcagaaccaggagatcattatatacctcaacaacgatactgtttgagtatgtattctgatggaagtggatctcttcgataaagagagctaattcagtttcaattgatcaaagatgaacagaagcagctacacccaaagaaagaacactgggaaatgaatataaactgcttgcatttttgtttttcttcccaggttatttttaccttctgcatccaattctccctgtgcaacaagagaactgttcggttctgcacacatatatagtatctaggatatactgtaacctattcaacttgtaaaggactgcttgccatctgggggagggggtggagggagggagggggaaaatcggaatagaagtgaatgcaagggataatgctgtaaaaaattaccctggcatgggttctgtcaataaaagttattaaaaaaattttttaattgggtcctcaaatacttaactgtgtgacctttggcaagtcactttaacaggatcaagtgacttgcaaagaatcacacagctagtaagttccctatgtataaaataaactaagaaggaaatgaaaaacactccagtatcttttccaagaaaaccccaaaggagatcacaaaaaagttggacatgactaaaacaattgaAAAGCAAATgatcaaatgtaataataatatgaaataaattataaatcttaaagaactatataaaagtTAGATATAGCTAAGCACCTACATAAGGCAGTAGAtatagaataatgaaaataaaatcaagatttgGGCTCAAGTTCAGCCTTAATTATTTAATAACTTCATGGCAATGACAAGTTTAAGGACAAGTCATCTGACTTATCtagccttcatttcctcatctgaaaatgagaatCATAACAGGACCTAACTGCCAatgttttgataataaaataagacatttgtaaagaactttgcaaaccttaacaaGAATTGTGTTGATGctaatttttgttgttaatatCCTTTTCCTATAAGTAGTGTACTTTGCATCTgggatataatataataatttatccCTCAATAAAATCTTGTTGAATAgaattgttgaattaaataaataattattgattatccACCTACTACATATCAATAGCAATTTTTGTTTGAATCATTAGGTCCTTTGAAATTTATAGATAAGCTTTACATCCTGGAAGCCAGGTTCAGAATGAAGCAggttgtgttccctttaagaaactgtatttccttttgacctgtgatccctttcagattctTCCTGGGCATATCTTCCCTAGAcaagttatctttccaggatgattcaattagaaatcctgatcaaaaagcacccctttgaagtgttgttaattccaataggataTCCGGGCTGTCCTAATCCTCACCTGGTCTAACCAGCTCAGGCTGCCCCAGCTCCCTCACCTGCTCTGATCTGctcaggctgtcccagccccccacCAAGATACCCAATGTAACAGGTCCCTTCAACAAAGATCTTTGTCGATGGACCTAGATACCTCACTCAGCTGCTAGGACccttctgcccactgagaaagTATTCTCAGTatcaaaactccattttccaatagatctgtCACTGTAGAAGTCACTCTCTTGATagactgatttctatccaacaataaactttcattttgcaactaataattcgggaatgagtgaattctttcactctaaaCTTGTGGCCGATTAAAAGAGAATTcctaacaactctcttattgccaccaACCTCTTGACCCCTAGGATTGAAACTACTCAAACCGCATCAAGAAGAAATAATCtaactttgctattatttctgCTTCAGATCTCCCCCGGCTTGAATTTATGCTTCACACAGCTACtaatgtgattttcttaaagGGTAGATCTGACAATGCAAATCTGcagattttcctatttcttctaaaataaaatataaattcccttgtttgtcttttaaaatcttttactcTCTTCCCTGCGCTTTAAGAATCAGCCACTAGAGATCACACTATAACCTTCAGAACTAGGAAGTTCATGACAAAGATACTTCAACAGAAATTAAAGGTTAATTGATGTCCTTCATCCTGGGTATGCCATAGTACCTTacactgtcatttttttctttggattcAGAATCCATTTTGGTGGTGGCAAAACAATAGACTTTGACATGTTTTATGATTCCCTtgactttgcaaaaaaaaaaaaaaaatgaaccaaagcACAAACATATAAGGTACggtctttttgaaaagaaaaagacaataggAAAGCAGTAAAAGGAACACAAGAACTCAGAATGAAGCAAGTCATGGGTTGATGctggcaaaaagaaagaaaaaaatgctttatgaatGATTGTTTatctatgaatataaaataatatggaatTTTCATCAAAGTAGAAGatatataaaaactttaaaaataaaatcttttaccATACAACCTTAACCTTTCTTTTCAGGCTCATATAGTTTATTAGATTATGGACTTCTAAGAGACAggaattttttatgcttttttttttcagtaataagtatagtgcctggcacatagcagatgtttaagaaatgtttttttgatAGAATGTCATCCTGAACTATTAAATCTAACTAAATTGGCATCTCTGTTCTTTGGACATAGCACTATATCTTCCATCTCTATGACTTAATGCCATCCATCCTCCAAGACAGGACTGTTCTTGCTCTTCACATGTGcttcaaaatctctctctctctctctctctccctgtatgACTTAGTTCAAGTGCTACTTCCTACACAAAGCATTTTCTGATCCCTTATAACTGCTGATTACCTGTATGTCTTTTATTTAGCtacctcatatttatttttactggGGTAACTAgctggttcagtggatagagtactgggatCAGAATCAGGAATTATTCTGCATATACTTGTATATTGCATATTATCTCTtctgttagaatataaattcctttagtGAATagtatatgtttttattatttgaattccCAGCACAAAGTACCTGACACTTAatggttcttaataaatacttattgattgatttgttgCATCACTTATCTGAGTACCGTAGTACTTGTCACATGGACAACTCTATTTCCCTTTGTTGTTCATTCCTCATCTTATGATATCAGAGCAAAAGGAATGCTATACAAATGTAGTAAGACTTCATATTATGTCAGATAGGAGAtaggaagattaaaaaatataagttaaatgtatACACTTATAGTACAAAGTTAGAAGGGATATCTGGGTCTGTCAGGTCAGAGTTATTATCTCTTGTCTTTCAGTTCAGGTTTCTTTGCTTTAGACCACAGAATAGCATTAAATATCTGAATGAAtagtgaaaaaataaaggaagaatttaggaaATGGAGTAGGGATAGGGACTGGATGTATAGGAAATTcctaaataaacatttttgtttttaattttaaataatagtaatattttaatatttaataatttaataataattaataataattttaatagaattctGCCCATACTAGCCTTCTATAACACTTTATTACTGTTGTGGGAGACAACTCTGGTTTTCTACTCACAGAACATCTGGTAACTCTATGTTTTCAACTCAACTCAGAAGTTTACATATCATCACTCATAGAATAGGCTGatactattcttatttttaattaaaaaaatttttttgtgatcACAATTGATTTCAATGTGTTGTTAAGTTTTAGATTCTGACATAGAAAAGCCAAACCCCTTAAAGGTTTGGTAAAGGCTGTCCAGCAAATAGCTGCTCACATTTCTTATAACATCTTTTGTcactctttcaatttctttttactccattgaacttcagtttccttcaaTGATCTTGTTATGCCCATATCTTTGTCCATCACACTGAATTGCTCCTTTCTTTCACACATTCCTCTTCCTTCAAATCAATTAACCTTCTTACCACCTTCTCACATGACTTTCTtagctttgtattttcatttatgctATTTTCTCAAACTTCAAAGTATCTTCCTTCTGCCTGAAGTACTATTAGTCTATGTGTTTGCTGAGTGATTCTCACAACTCCAACCCACTAGAGATCATTCATTGTGGTAGCTCCCCCATCTGCacacttttcagtttccttttttccccaattagattataaactccttgagattaaAGATCGCATATTCTcttttacatatttgtatctcAAGCACTTTgaacagtacctagcacatagtaggtgctaaataaatatttattcattattgacTTTTCCCATTGACTAAATGGAAATTTACTAAATGGGAATGAACATTTCCTTCCCccctagatctatgattttatgaatttatgttttcttatgTGTCACCCAGCTCTAAACCCTTTGTTATGCCAATCATATGTCTTGCTACTCTAATAATTACAGTCTCATAGGATCACGGATTTAAATCTATAAGGTAATTCAGAAAGTCTTTTCCTCTATTCTTACTGtaaatatgaggaaattgaggccaaaaaattaatttatttgtccaacatcacacaggtagtaaataatTGAATGAGGATTCATCAGACTCAAAAGCAAATACTTTTCCCCTTTGTAATATAAGCCTTTTGCTGATTCaatgatttctgtttttaaatatctaaaaatctgacatgagggagaaagagaaaaactgtaTTTCACATGATCTCAAATGGGAAAACTAGGGCCAAAAAGAAGAAGATTgttgaagagagaaagatagcTATATGACAGAAGACTTTTTTATGTCTATGACATAAAGAACTTGCTTATAACCAGAACCATTCAAGAATAGAGTATGCTTCCTCATTAGGTAGTGAGttataattttttggttttgtttttgtcattggaCATGTTCAAATAAGGAATGAGAATTTGAACCAGATGATTTTTGATGGATCTTTCCCCCCTGATGGATATTTGATTCTAATCTTTAAGTCTTTTAAAGGATTACAATTAATGTGTTAATTTTCCAGTGAATATTTAGGATTGACATTAACTCTTTAACTGTAGAATAGGTTGTATCCCTAACAGAAGAAATCCCAGACATGAGCAAACAGGTGGATAaggaaagtgaagtgatttgagaaaacaggaaagcatttctgttctgttctgttccgTTCTACCTGTTCAGTTACAACTTTTCTCTGGTTTTAATAGCTACTGAAATTGGTAGACCAAGAGTATTTGGAATTGATAGATCTGAATACCACCAAGCACTCATGATGTTATCATTTTGAGACATACTTCACCTTTAACTCTACTTTATACAATTCATGAAGTAGAATTCGTGTTTGAGATACAAGCTCCAATTATTTTGCCTTAAATGAGACTgagtaaagaaagggaaaagagggagctcTGCATCAACTTCAGGGGCTACTTAGGGACTATTGAGTCATTTAATATGAGAttcagaatttttgttttgtcttttttttttttaaacaaattgggTGAGgccattcttaattttttctctcccacaaCTCAGAGTAAGGAAATAGTCCCCTTGCCTTacctatctctcttttcttttcatctatttGTTGATGGGAATGTTTCTTTCTCCAAACACCTCTTGATGATAACTGTCTCTCTTTACCTTGTGCTGCCTTTACATGGCAAAAACAAGGACTAGAACTATTGTTCCAGGGAGGAACTTTATAGAGAACCAGCAAAATCCTTGGGGAAACCTTAAGGGGAAAGGCAGAGACACTTTTCTTCAGACTCTTTTTCACTAAAACTATTTGAAACAGTCATCAGAGCACCAGATTTTTAAGGGTTCCATAAAGATGTCAAGGTGAATCATGTCTACACAATTTTCCTTAGTAATcaccttttctatttatttttttacattttacattagaCTTGAATTCTTTAGCTACAATCTAATCTCCTTCtctccacttttttcttttacttcta
Proteins encoded in this region:
- the LOC127558100 gene encoding olfactory receptor 51F1-like, producing MPSRSNITSSTFLLTGIPGLEVFHIWISIPYCCLCIVALLGNAMIMYIVMTEQSLHEPMYYFLSMLSATDLGITISSLPTTIGVFWFNARKISLDSCIVQMFFLHGFTLMESSVLLAMAFDRFVAICKPLRYATILTNSRIVKAGLGIFVRMLINLMPLLLLLKRLSFCGTNILSHSYCFHPDVIKQSCTSTKINSIVGLVALIMTSGIDIPCIILSYVLIIKSILNIASPDERHKAFSTCISHIGAVAIFYIPWIILALVHRFGHNFPPYVHVLLSNLHFLFPPVLNPIIYSVKTKQIYRVILKFFRINGSRL